A section of the Bradyrhizobium oligotrophicum S58 genome encodes:
- a CDS encoding methyl-accepting chemotaxis protein, with the protein MSKRATMQNGTLQAEAGALSLKWKILAGNLLTGFFAMAFACVLAWSGWGDLVKREQARRVLDAFELVMKVNAQIPLERNIWNLLAAPAPASADDAAKLDKTIASTDDLLNQARSSAKTAGLATSNIDAAEQTLRGIRSAARGAVGLPAAQRPANIQAATIDGLGRAADSLNAAIDATAIELSRVGGDVENLLPSGQLAQLSQSMRTVNGARSAVLRFFIQSLNWTPARLAEVTEQSGQVTLLWQQMELAARSVRDNPDVSSALEHVRSTLMGDGERRYRQIVTAARDGQPSPVTPEEWGRWTTPMLNNVIVLRDAALKSAHQAIDQAIEGARLRLFGALGILLLVAIVSVGVVLGVVRGVIGPLVGLTGVTLRLANGELNADIPSEARKDEIGAMARALKVFKDALIAKKDSDEAAQRDAQAQIDRARKLDTLTRNFEATIADIVNTVSSAASGLETSADTLTNTASRSEQLSTVVAAASEEASANVQSVASATEELSSSVHEISRQVQASARMAGDAVQQVRQTNGRVADLSQAAARIGDVVELINSIAGQTNLLALNATIEAARAGDAGRGFAVVATEVKALAEQTAKATDEISQQISGVQAATQESVNAIQAISSTIERLAEIAAAIAAAVEEQGAATQEISRNVQQAAHGTQQVSSNITDVQRGAAQTGSASAEVLSSAKSLAGDSNRLKREVGNFLEAVRAA; encoded by the coding sequence ATGTCCAAGCGCGCGACGATGCAGAACGGGACACTTCAGGCGGAGGCTGGAGCCCTCAGTCTCAAATGGAAGATCCTCGCCGGCAATCTGTTGACCGGCTTCTTCGCGATGGCTTTTGCCTGCGTGCTCGCCTGGAGCGGCTGGGGAGATCTCGTCAAGCGCGAGCAGGCGCGACGCGTCCTCGACGCTTTCGAGCTGGTGATGAAGGTGAACGCCCAGATTCCACTCGAACGGAACATCTGGAATCTGCTGGCTGCTCCGGCGCCCGCTTCGGCCGACGATGCAGCCAAGCTCGACAAGACCATCGCGAGCACCGACGACCTGCTCAACCAGGCCAGATCATCCGCCAAGACAGCAGGATTGGCGACCAGCAACATCGACGCTGCCGAGCAGACTCTTCGCGGTATCCGGTCCGCGGCTCGCGGCGCCGTCGGGCTGCCTGCAGCGCAGCGGCCGGCCAACATCCAGGCGGCAACGATCGACGGCCTCGGTCGCGCCGCCGATTCATTGAATGCCGCGATCGACGCGACCGCAATCGAGCTGTCGCGGGTCGGTGGCGACGTCGAGAACCTGCTGCCGTCGGGGCAACTCGCACAATTGTCGCAATCGATGCGGACGGTGAACGGTGCGCGCTCCGCGGTTCTTCGCTTCTTCATCCAGAGCCTGAACTGGACGCCGGCACGCCTCGCCGAGGTCACCGAGCAGAGCGGGCAGGTGACCCTGCTGTGGCAGCAGATGGAGCTCGCTGCGCGCAGCGTGCGCGACAATCCGGACGTCAGCTCTGCGCTCGAACATGTCCGCTCGACGCTGATGGGCGACGGTGAGCGCCGCTATCGTCAGATCGTCACCGCGGCGCGCGACGGTCAACCTTCGCCGGTCACCCCCGAGGAGTGGGGCCGCTGGACCACGCCGATGCTGAACAACGTGATCGTGCTGCGCGACGCGGCGCTGAAGTCGGCGCATCAGGCGATCGATCAGGCCATCGAGGGGGCGCGGCTGCGCCTGTTCGGCGCGCTCGGCATCCTGCTTCTGGTCGCCATCGTGTCGGTTGGCGTCGTCCTCGGCGTCGTCCGCGGGGTCATTGGACCACTCGTCGGTCTGACCGGCGTGACCCTGCGCCTCGCCAATGGCGAGTTGAACGCGGACATTCCGAGCGAGGCCCGCAAGGACGAGATCGGCGCCATGGCGCGCGCGCTCAAGGTGTTCAAGGACGCCCTGATCGCCAAGAAGGACTCCGACGAGGCCGCGCAGCGTGATGCGCAGGCGCAGATCGATCGCGCCCGGAAGCTGGATACGCTGACCCGCAATTTCGAAGCCACGATCGCCGACATCGTCAACACCGTGTCGTCGGCCGCCTCCGGCCTCGAAACCTCGGCGGATACCCTGACCAACACCGCGAGCCGTTCGGAGCAGCTCAGCACCGTGGTGGCGGCAGCCTCGGAGGAAGCCTCCGCCAACGTCCAGTCGGTGGCGTCGGCCACCGAAGAGCTCTCGTCCTCGGTGCATGAGATCAGCCGCCAAGTGCAAGCCTCCGCGCGCATGGCTGGAGATGCCGTGCAGCAGGTTCGCCAGACCAACGGCCGCGTTGCCGACCTGTCGCAGGCTGCGGCGCGCATCGGCGATGTCGTGGAGCTCATCAACAGCATCGCCGGGCAGACCAATCTGCTGGCGCTCAACGCCACCATCGAGGCCGCGCGCGCCGGCGATGCCGGCCGCGGCTTTGCGGTGGTCGCGACCGAGGTGAAGGCGCTGGCCGAGCAGACCGCGAAGGCGACCGACGAGATCTCGCAGCAGATTTCCGGCGTGCAGGCGGCGACGCAGGAATCGGTCAATGCGATCCAGGCGATCAGTTCCACCATCGAGCGCCTTGCCGAGATCGCCGCGGCGATCGCTGCCGCCGTCGAGGAGCAGGGCGCAGCCACCCAGGAAATCTCCCGCAACGTGCAGCAGGCCGCTCACGGCACCCAGCAGGTCTCGTCCAACATCACCGACGTGCAGCGCGGCGCGGCGCAGACCGGCTCAGCCTCCGCGGAGGTGCTGTCATCGGCCAAATCGCTCGCCGGCGACTCCAACCGTCTCAAGCGCGAGGTCGGCAACTTCCTCGAAGCGGTCCGCGCGGCGTAA
- a CDS encoding cytochrome c biogenesis CcdA family protein, translating into MIQNVSIPAAFIAGLVSFLSPCVLPLVPPYLVYLTGATIEHIESEEPPAASRRAVMISAALFVLGFSTVFVMLGASASLIGGFIRAWSEQLSILAGIVIIIMGLHFLGMTRIALLMREGRLPIPKPVGLWGAYVMGLAFAFGWTPCIGPILAAILSIAAAESTVAKGAGLLAVYSAGLGIPFLVAAFMIEQFSALFMRMRGHLVNVERAMGVLMVVTGIGFLTGAVSTFSIWLLETFPVLQRFG; encoded by the coding sequence ATGATTCAGAACGTATCGATTCCGGCGGCATTCATTGCTGGCCTTGTCAGTTTTCTGTCGCCCTGCGTCCTGCCGCTGGTCCCGCCCTATCTGGTGTATCTCACCGGCGCCACGATCGAGCACATCGAGAGCGAGGAGCCGCCGGCGGCATCGCGCCGTGCGGTGATGATCTCCGCCGCCCTGTTCGTGCTGGGGTTCTCCACCGTGTTCGTGATGCTCGGCGCCAGCGCGTCCCTGATCGGCGGCTTCATCCGCGCCTGGTCGGAGCAGCTGTCGATCCTTGCCGGCATCGTCATCATCATCATGGGCCTGCATTTCCTCGGCATGACCCGGATCGCGCTGCTGATGCGCGAGGGGCGGCTGCCGATTCCGAAGCCGGTCGGCCTGTGGGGCGCCTACGTCATGGGGCTGGCCTTCGCCTTCGGCTGGACGCCCTGCATCGGTCCGATCCTGGCCGCGATCCTCTCGATCGCCGCCGCCGAGTCGACGGTCGCCAAGGGAGCCGGCCTGCTCGCGGTCTACTCCGCCGGCCTCGGCATTCCGTTCCTGGTCGCGGCCTTCATGATCGAGCAGTTCTCGGCGCTGTTCATGAGGATGCGCGGCCACCTCGTGAACGTCGAGCGCGCGATGGGCGTGCTGATGGTCGTCACCGGCATCGGCTTTCTGACCGGCGCGGTCTCGACCTTCAGCATCTGGCTGCTCGAGACCTTTCCGGTGCTGCAGAGGTTTGGCTGA
- a CDS encoding CaiB/BaiF CoA transferase family protein, with amino-acid sequence MRVLDFSTTIAGPHCARMLADMGAEVIKIESAEGETMRTRLPIRGGCSTAFGQLNVGKKSVVLDLKSREGVEAARWLAATADVVVENFRPGVMQRLGLDYATLGGGWNPRLIYCSISGYGQTGPSAELPAYAPVIHAASGYDMAHLAYQPDRSRPDYCGIYHADVVTGTYAFGAIASALYQRERSGRGQHVDCSMLESMLSLTLNETQWSQFPVAQPSRPTFGPAECRDGYVMIAIASEKTFQNLMTVIGHPDWVSDDRFAKYSDRRANWGELMEGVEAWSRPLGVAECLDALNAGGVPSSAYRSVAEALADPQIAHRGALADVEDAAGGFKVVNQPFRMSGAKVAAGARAASLGEHTADVLQEVGAIELTKR; translated from the coding sequence CTGCGCGTCCTCGACTTCTCGACCACCATCGCCGGCCCGCACTGTGCCCGCATGCTTGCTGATATGGGGGCGGAGGTGATCAAGATCGAGTCAGCCGAAGGTGAAACCATGCGCACCCGGCTGCCGATCCGCGGTGGTTGTTCGACGGCCTTCGGCCAGCTCAACGTCGGCAAGAAGAGCGTCGTGCTCGATCTCAAATCGCGCGAGGGTGTCGAAGCGGCGCGTTGGCTGGCTGCTACGGCTGACGTCGTGGTCGAGAATTTCCGGCCCGGCGTGATGCAGCGGCTCGGTCTCGACTACGCAACCCTCGGCGGCGGGTGGAACCCCCGTCTGATCTACTGCTCGATCTCCGGCTATGGCCAGACCGGCCCGTCGGCGGAACTCCCGGCCTATGCGCCGGTGATCCATGCCGCCTCCGGCTACGACATGGCGCATCTGGCCTACCAGCCCGACCGCAGCCGGCCGGACTATTGCGGCATCTATCACGCCGACGTCGTGACCGGGACCTACGCGTTCGGCGCCATCGCCTCCGCTCTGTACCAGCGCGAGCGGTCGGGACGGGGCCAGCACGTCGACTGCTCGATGCTGGAGTCGATGCTGAGCCTGACCCTGAACGAGACGCAGTGGTCGCAATTTCCGGTCGCACAGCCATCGCGGCCGACCTTCGGTCCGGCGGAGTGCCGCGATGGCTATGTCATGATCGCGATCGCCAGCGAGAAGACCTTCCAAAACCTGATGACGGTGATCGGCCATCCGGACTGGGTGAGCGACGACAGGTTTGCGAAATATTCCGACAGGCGGGCAAACTGGGGCGAGCTCATGGAGGGCGTCGAAGCCTGGTCGCGCCCGCTCGGCGTCGCCGAATGCCTGGATGCCCTGAACGCAGGCGGGGTGCCGAGCTCGGCCTATCGCAGCGTCGCCGAAGCGCTTGCGGATCCTCAGATCGCGCATCGCGGCGCGCTCGCAGACGTCGAGGATGCGGCCGGCGGCTTCAAGGTCGTCAATCAGCCGTTTCGGATGTCGGGGGCAAAAGTCGCCGCCGGCGCACGGGCTGCGAGCCTGGGTGAGCACACTGCGGATGTGCTTCAGGAGGTCGGTGCAATCGAGCTGACAAAGCGCTGA
- a CDS encoding enoyl-CoA hydratase, which yields MPLTSAPPTAFAEGKILMTVDDRVGIITFNNPDKRNAMSLEMWEGLGQALVALRDDADIRVVVLTGAGDKAFVSGADISQFEQSRHNAAASEDYARKSSAQRALLADYPKPTLACVRGFCLGGGLQIAMLTDMRFASEDSQFGIPAARLGIAYGYDGLRNLVALVGPSQARLLLYTGLRIDAAEALRIGLVDRMMANDELLPATLDIARTIAGNAPLAVQAAKITIAEVLKDESHRDLAAIRRIGDACMDSEDFREGRRAFMEKRKPAFKGR from the coding sequence ATGCCCCTCACGTCCGCACCTCCGACCGCCTTTGCCGAGGGTAAGATCCTCATGACGGTCGATGATCGGGTCGGGATCATCACCTTCAACAATCCCGACAAGCGCAACGCGATGTCGCTGGAGATGTGGGAGGGGCTCGGCCAGGCACTGGTCGCTCTGCGCGACGATGCCGACATCCGGGTCGTGGTGCTGACCGGGGCGGGCGACAAGGCCTTCGTGTCCGGCGCCGACATCAGCCAGTTCGAGCAGAGCCGCCACAACGCCGCTGCTTCCGAGGACTATGCCCGGAAGAGCAGCGCCCAGCGGGCGCTGCTCGCCGACTATCCCAAGCCGACCCTCGCCTGCGTCCGCGGCTTTTGCCTCGGCGGTGGCCTGCAGATCGCGATGCTGACCGACATGCGCTTCGCGTCGGAGGACAGCCAGTTCGGCATCCCCGCCGCGAGGCTCGGCATCGCCTATGGCTATGACGGGCTGCGCAACCTGGTGGCTCTGGTCGGCCCCTCACAGGCGCGGCTCCTGCTCTATACGGGCCTGCGGATCGACGCCGCGGAGGCGCTGCGGATCGGCCTTGTCGATCGGATGATGGCCAATGACGAGCTGCTGCCGGCTACGCTCGACATCGCCCGCACGATCGCGGGCAACGCCCCGCTGGCGGTGCAGGCCGCCAAGATCACCATCGCCGAGGTGCTGAAGGACGAGAGCCACCGCGACCTGGCGGCGATCAGGCGGATCGGCGACGCCTGCATGGATTCGGAAGATTTCCGCGAGGGCCGCCGCGCCTTCATGGAGAAGCGCAAGCCGGCCTTCAAGGGACGCTAA
- a CDS encoding helix-turn-helix domain-containing protein yields the protein MNKSAAKKMKQRSAGKPDIELGKRIRLRRVEQKISQAELGEKLGVSFQQVQKYEKGVNRVGAARLQQIATALDVPVTFFYDGDSKAREVESLLFLDSAFSLRLLRAYSKIKDQTVQRQLVSLMESIAANEE from the coding sequence ATGAATAAATCAGCGGCAAAGAAGATGAAGCAGCGCAGTGCGGGCAAGCCCGACATTGAGCTTGGCAAGCGAATTCGCCTGCGGCGTGTAGAGCAGAAGATTTCGCAGGCAGAGCTGGGCGAAAAGCTGGGCGTGAGCTTCCAGCAGGTCCAGAAGTACGAGAAGGGCGTCAACCGTGTCGGCGCTGCGCGTCTGCAGCAGATCGCCACCGCGCTCGACGTGCCCGTGACGTTCTTCTACGACGGCGACAGCAAGGCCCGTGAGGTCGAAAGCCTCCTGTTCCTGGACTCAGCCTTCAGCCTGCGGTTGCTGCGCGCCTACAGCAAGATCAAGGACCAGACGGTGCAACGTCAGCTGGTGTCCTTGATGGAATCGATCGCAGCGAACGAAGAATAG
- a CDS encoding isocitrate/isopropylmalate dehydrogenase family protein has product MPSTNALHIAVLPGDGIGPEVMAPALEVLRKVEAKAGLSFRFTEAQAGANNYLATGVSIADSTIRLCEEADAILLGACGLPSVRYPDNTEIAPQIELRFHFDLYAGVRPARLIPGVPSPIVGAAERGIDFVVIRESTEGLFASMGKGVVTHEEARETLVITRKTSERLFNFSFKLAARRKARGRSGTLACVDKANVFKAFAYFRKIFDEVAQLHPDVKTDRLYIDACALMLVKRPWDFDVLVTENMFGDILSDLAAGLVGGMGMAPSADIGDTHAVFQPCHGTAPDIMGQGKANPTAMILSAAMMLDWLADVSGIEGAAEAAQRIEQAVDKVYASGLKPFEFGGSAGTVDVTRAVLDAL; this is encoded by the coding sequence ATGCCCTCCACCAACGCACTCCACATTGCAGTTCTCCCCGGCGACGGCATCGGGCCGGAGGTGATGGCGCCGGCGCTCGAGGTGTTGCGCAAGGTCGAGGCCAAAGCCGGCCTGTCGTTCCGCTTCACGGAAGCCCAGGCCGGCGCCAACAACTATCTCGCGACCGGCGTGTCGATCGCCGACTCAACGATCCGGCTGTGCGAAGAGGCCGACGCGATCCTGCTCGGCGCCTGCGGCCTGCCGTCGGTGCGCTACCCCGACAACACCGAGATCGCACCGCAGATCGAGCTGCGCTTCCATTTCGATCTCTATGCCGGGGTGCGCCCGGCGCGGCTGATCCCGGGCGTGCCGAGCCCGATCGTCGGCGCCGCCGAACGCGGCATCGACTTCGTCGTCATCCGCGAGTCGACCGAGGGCCTGTTCGCCTCGATGGGCAAAGGTGTGGTGACACATGAAGAGGCGCGCGAGACGCTGGTGATCACGCGCAAGACCTCCGAGCGGCTCTTCAACTTCTCCTTCAAGCTGGCGGCGCGGCGCAAGGCACGCGGCCGCTCCGGCACTTTAGCCTGCGTCGACAAAGCCAACGTGTTCAAGGCTTTCGCCTACTTCCGCAAGATCTTCGACGAGGTCGCTCAACTTCATCCGGACGTGAAGACGGACCGCCTCTACATCGACGCCTGCGCCCTGATGCTGGTGAAGCGCCCGTGGGATTTCGACGTCCTGGTCACCGAGAACATGTTTGGCGACATCCTGTCCGATCTCGCCGCTGGTCTCGTCGGCGGCATGGGCATGGCGCCCTCGGCCGACATCGGCGATACGCATGCCGTGTTCCAGCCCTGCCACGGCACCGCGCCCGACATCATGGGGCAGGGCAAGGCCAACCCGACCGCGATGATCCTGTCGGCCGCGATGATGCTGGATTGGCTGGCAGACGTCAGCGGCATCGAGGGAGCGGCCGAGGCGGCCCAGCGGATCGAGCAGGCGGTCGACAAGGTCTATGCGTCAGGCCTCAAGCCGTTCGAGTTCGGCGGCAGCGCCGGCACGGTGGATGTGACCAGGGCGGTGCTGGACGCGCTTTAG
- the glgA gene encoding glycogen synthase GlgA, giving the protein MRVLFVTTEMDDFVRVGGLAAVSAALPRALRSHTDVRIMLPGYRDVIEQLTHIEIVGQCDALAEMPACSLGRSSTRDGLPVYVLLCDELYDRPGNPYGDENGQDWADNDIRFGRLAAAAAELAAGTLDKNWAADLVHANDWQAALVPAYLAWREVEVPSILTIHNLAYQGLFPRESLRRIGAPESSFHIDGLEFYDKLSFLKGGLVYASHLTTVSSTYAQEITTSELGCGLEGLLRQRSNAHELTGILNGIDESWDPRYCQQLAQPFAAGDWKGKKANADYVRKQFGLAVSRGPMFGLVARLVHQKGIDLVLEAADEIVGAGGQIVVTGTGEPRIERALMEAHRRRPDAIGVAIGFNDAQARRIFAGSDFTLMPSRFEPCGLSQMYAQRFGSLPIGHQTGGLAETITDGETGFLFQKPSAESFLGGVKRAFSAFTSTETLNAMRLSAMARSFSWDLSAACYNALYRKMLTS; this is encoded by the coding sequence TTGCGGGTTCTGTTCGTTACGACCGAAATGGACGATTTCGTCCGGGTGGGCGGACTGGCTGCCGTTTCCGCCGCGCTTCCCAGAGCACTTCGCTCACACACCGACGTCAGGATCATGCTGCCCGGCTACCGGGACGTGATCGAACAACTCACCCACATCGAGATCGTCGGCCAATGCGACGCTCTGGCGGAAATGCCGGCATGCTCGCTCGGCCGCTCGTCGACGCGCGACGGCCTGCCGGTCTACGTCCTGCTCTGCGACGAGCTTTACGACCGGCCTGGCAATCCCTACGGCGACGAGAACGGACAGGACTGGGCCGACAACGACATCCGCTTCGGCCGCCTTGCCGCCGCCGCCGCCGAGCTCGCCGCGGGCACGCTGGACAAGAACTGGGCGGCAGATCTGGTCCACGCCAACGATTGGCAGGCGGCGCTGGTGCCGGCCTATCTGGCGTGGCGCGAGGTCGAGGTTCCCTCGATCCTCACCATCCACAACCTCGCCTATCAGGGCCTGTTCCCGCGCGAATCGCTGCGACGGATCGGCGCGCCGGAATCGTCGTTCCACATCGACGGGCTGGAGTTTTACGACAAGCTGTCGTTCCTCAAGGGCGGACTGGTCTATGCGTCGCATCTGACCACGGTGAGCTCCACCTACGCCCAGGAGATCACCACCTCGGAGCTCGGCTGCGGCCTGGAAGGCCTGCTTCGCCAGCGCTCCAACGCGCATGAGCTGACCGGCATCCTCAACGGCATCGACGAGAGCTGGGACCCGCGCTACTGCCAGCAACTGGCGCAGCCCTTCGCCGCCGGCGACTGGAAGGGCAAGAAGGCCAATGCCGATTACGTCCGCAAACAGTTCGGGCTCGCGGTGTCGCGCGGCCCGATGTTCGGGCTGGTCGCACGTCTCGTGCATCAAAAGGGTATCGATCTGGTGCTCGAAGCCGCCGACGAGATCGTCGGGGCGGGTGGGCAGATCGTGGTCACCGGCACGGGCGAACCCCGCATCGAGCGCGCCCTGATGGAGGCCCATCGCCGCCGGCCGGATGCGATCGGAGTGGCGATCGGCTTCAACGATGCGCAGGCACGGCGGATCTTCGCCGGCAGCGACTTCACCCTGATGCCGTCGCGGTTCGAGCCGTGCGGCCTCAGCCAGATGTATGCGCAACGCTTCGGCTCGCTGCCGATCGGCCATCAGACCGGCGGCCTGGCCGAGACCATCACCGACGGCGAAACCGGCTTCCTGTTCCAGAAGCCGTCAGCCGAATCCTTCCTCGGCGGCGTCAAGCGCGCATTCTCGGCCTTCACCAGCACGGAAACGTTGAACGCGATGCGCCTGTCGGCGATGGCGCGCTCGTTCAGCTGGGATCTGTCGGCCGCCTGCTACAATGCGCTGTACCGGAAGATGCTGACGTCGTAG
- a CDS encoding alcohol dehydrogenase: MKSFKVTDFNAPLTEVDEPTPQPFGKQVLIKVKAAGVCHSDLHIWEGGYDLGHGRKPLSLKDRGVSLPRTMGHESAGEIVAFGPEVTEVEKGGLKVGDVALVYPWIGCGTCATCLAGDENMCLKPASLGVYCDGGYADHMTVPHPRHLIDLKGLDPVTTAPYACSGVTTYSALKKVEKDFDSPIVIFGAGGLGLMALSLLKAMGGKGAIVVDIDARKREAALAAGALAAVDGKAPDALEQLAKAAGEPIRAVIDLVGNPATAQLGFDCLTKGGKLVMVGLFGGGAPWALPLIPIKAVTIQGSYVGNLRETKELLDLVRTKHIPSIPVTPMPLAKANDALHELQKGQLVGRAVLTP, translated from the coding sequence ATGAAGAGCTTCAAGGTCACCGATTTCAATGCGCCGCTGACCGAGGTCGACGAGCCGACGCCGCAGCCGTTCGGCAAGCAGGTGCTGATCAAGGTCAAGGCGGCCGGCGTCTGCCATAGCGACCTGCACATCTGGGAAGGCGGCTACGATCTCGGCCACGGCCGCAAGCCGCTGTCCTTGAAGGACCGCGGTGTGTCGCTGCCGCGGACCATGGGACATGAGAGCGCCGGCGAGATCGTGGCGTTCGGGCCCGAAGTTACCGAGGTCGAAAAAGGCGGGCTGAAGGTCGGCGATGTCGCTTTGGTCTATCCCTGGATCGGCTGCGGCACATGCGCGACGTGCCTCGCGGGTGACGAGAACATGTGCCTGAAGCCGGCCTCGCTCGGCGTCTATTGCGACGGCGGCTATGCCGACCACATGACGGTGCCGCATCCGCGCCATCTGATCGATCTCAAAGGGCTCGATCCGGTCACGACCGCTCCTTATGCCTGCTCGGGCGTCACCACCTACAGCGCGCTCAAGAAGGTCGAGAAGGATTTCGACTCGCCGATCGTGATCTTCGGCGCCGGTGGTCTGGGTTTGATGGCGCTGTCGCTGCTCAAGGCAATGGGCGGCAAGGGGGCGATCGTCGTCGACATCGATGCGCGCAAGCGTGAGGCAGCACTCGCGGCTGGCGCGCTCGCCGCCGTCGACGGCAAGGCGCCGGACGCGCTGGAGCAACTGGCCAAGGCGGCGGGCGAGCCGATCCGGGCCGTGATCGACCTGGTCGGCAATCCGGCCACCGCGCAGCTCGGCTTCGACTGCCTGACCAAAGGCGGCAAGCTCGTCATGGTCGGCCTGTTCGGCGGCGGCGCGCCCTGGGCCTTGCCGCTCATTCCGATCAAGGCGGTCACGATCCAGGGCAGCTATGTCGGCAATCTCCGCGAGACGAAGGAGCTGCTCGACCTCGTCCGGACCAAGCACATCCCTTCGATCCCGGTCACCCCGATGCCGCTCGCCAAGGCCAACGACGCGCTGCACGAGTTGCAGAAGGGCCAGTTGGTCGGCCGCGCCGTGCTAACGCCGTAG
- a CDS encoding LysR family transcriptional regulator gives MRVAAERGVPQKERQEVAESSATLAPAAHGDSPAAVGTDAEPVRDGGRDSGASSPTSKQAARATTGRTVPAKASINKSALASLTDWDAARIFLEVVRAGSFRSAAERLTLWINAVRRRIDDFERQIGATLFTRDVHGARLTDEGALVVSAVERMEAASFELLRAGDGLASAASGEVRVAVTEGLGTFWLAPRLVEFQQSFPNVMVDLYCAMRSADVSRHEADVAIHLSRPAALDVKLVRLGRMHLMCFASEKYLEAYGVPRSIDELLKHRLVLQVADEAAANAAFATIFPGFEQRELIAMTTNVSSANYWAVAHGAGIGVFPTYASALGGKIIPLEVDLKWSYDIWLSYHATTGRIPRVRHMIDWLVEAFNPGKYPWFKDEFIHPQQLKTVYMGEPLTHLFGGFPTEGR, from the coding sequence ATGCGCGTTGCGGCGGAACGGGGCGTTCCTCAGAAGGAACGCCAAGAGGTAGCCGAGTCCAGTGCGACGCTGGCTCCGGCCGCGCATGGCGATTCACCTGCCGCTGTCGGAACGGATGCCGAGCCGGTCAGAGATGGTGGCCGCGACAGCGGCGCGAGCTCGCCGACGAGCAAGCAGGCTGCGCGCGCCACGACGGGCCGCACAGTTCCCGCCAAGGCGTCCATCAACAAATCGGCGCTGGCAAGCCTGACCGACTGGGACGCCGCGCGGATCTTTCTCGAGGTCGTGCGGGCCGGCAGCTTCCGCTCTGCAGCCGAACGCCTTACGCTCTGGATCAATGCCGTCCGGCGCCGCATCGATGATTTCGAGCGGCAGATCGGCGCGACGTTGTTCACGCGCGACGTTCACGGCGCGCGCCTGACCGACGAAGGCGCGCTGGTCGTGTCTGCGGTCGAGCGCATGGAAGCGGCGTCGTTCGAGCTGCTGCGTGCGGGCGACGGTCTCGCGAGCGCTGCATCGGGTGAAGTCCGCGTGGCCGTGACCGAAGGACTGGGCACCTTCTGGCTCGCCCCCCGGCTGGTCGAGTTTCAGCAGAGCTTCCCGAACGTCATGGTCGACCTGTACTGCGCGATGCGCTCGGCCGACGTGTCGCGTCACGAGGCCGACGTTGCGATCCACCTGTCGCGGCCGGCGGCGCTCGACGTCAAGCTGGTCAGGCTCGGGCGCATGCATCTGATGTGCTTTGCGAGCGAGAAATATCTCGAAGCGTATGGCGTCCCAAGGTCGATCGACGAGCTGCTGAAGCACCGCCTGGTGCTGCAGGTGGCCGACGAGGCTGCGGCGAACGCCGCTTTCGCGACCATCTTTCCCGGCTTCGAGCAGCGGGAGCTGATCGCGATGACCACCAACGTCTCCAGCGCCAATTATTGGGCGGTCGCCCACGGCGCCGGTATCGGGGTCTTCCCAACCTATGCGAGTGCTCTCGGCGGGAAGATCATACCCCTGGAGGTTGATCTGAAATGGTCCTACGATATCTGGCTGTCATATCATGCCACCACCGGACGCATCCCTAGGGTGCGCCACATGATCGACTGGCTCGTGGAGGCTTTTAACCCTGGCAAATACCCGTGGTTTAAAGACGAATTCATTCATCCACAGCAACTTAAAACAGTATATATGGGTGAACCCCTGACCCATCTATTCGGGGGATTTCCGACGGAAGGACGGTAA